In a genomic window of Rhizobium sp. CIAT894:
- the hutC gene encoding histidine utilization repressor has translation MKRSGEMKRELAENDSTPLYAGVKQVILDRIHSGEWPPKYRVPSENELVVELGVSKMTANRALRELANEGELVRIQGVGSFVAERKGYSALFEVRNIAEEIAERGHVHEASVVVLARETASPEIADALELEIGAAVFHSLIVHSENGVPVQIEDRFVHPEAAPEYLDQDFTTLTPNAYLTAAAPLSGSEHVVEAAMPQAWECKLLTILKTEPCLTIRRRTWSAKQVVSTARLVYPGYRYRLEARSGKMFEE, from the coding sequence ATGAAGCGTTCCGGGGAGATGAAGCGTGAGCTGGCGGAAAATGATAGCACGCCGCTTTACGCCGGCGTCAAGCAGGTGATCCTCGACCGCATCCACAGCGGCGAATGGCCGCCGAAATACCGCGTGCCGTCGGAAAACGAACTGGTCGTCGAACTCGGCGTCAGCAAGATGACCGCCAACCGGGCGCTGCGCGAACTTGCCAATGAAGGCGAACTCGTCCGCATCCAGGGCGTCGGCTCCTTCGTCGCCGAGCGCAAGGGCTATTCGGCGCTGTTCGAGGTGCGCAACATCGCCGAGGAAATCGCCGAACGCGGCCATGTCCATGAGGCGTCCGTCGTCGTGCTCGCCCGGGAAACCGCCTCTCCCGAGATCGCCGACGCGCTCGAACTGGAAATCGGCGCGGCGGTCTTCCACTCGCTGATCGTGCATAGCGAAAACGGCGTTCCGGTGCAGATCGAGGACCGTTTTGTCCATCCGGAGGCCGCGCCCGAATATCTCGACCAGGATTTCACCACCCTGACGCCGAACGCCTATCTGACGGCCGCCGCCCCGCTCAGCGGCTCGGAACACGTCGTCGAGGCGGCGATGCCGCAGGCCTGGGAATGCAAGCTGCTGACCATTCTGAAGACCGAACCGTGCCTGACGATCCGCCGCCGCACGTGGTCGGCGAAACAGGTGGTGTCCACCGCCCGCCTCGTCTATCCCGGCTATCGCTACCGGCTCGAAGCGCGCAGCGGCAAGATGTTCGAGGAATGA
- a CDS encoding ABC transporter permease subunit (The N-terminal region of this protein, as described by TIGR01726, is a three transmembrane segment that identifies a subfamily of ABC transporter permease subunits, which specificities that include histidine, arginine, glutamine, glutamate, L-cystine (sic), the opines (in Agrobacterium) octopine and nopaline, etc.), which produces MDFTFLASTMVTLLKAVPTTLILFSLSIFFGGLLALVIVSMRVSGNRVLSGFAKGYIFVFRGSPLLIQMFLVFYGLGQFGVIRYSFLWPFLREPMVCAILSLALCTAGYTAEIFRGGIRAVSPKEIEAARSIGMSGFLLVRRILAPIAFRHALPAYSTEIVLMMKSTALASLVTVWEVTGVAQRLISQTYRTMEVFLCAAIIYLVLNFIILQGMALLEYSLSRHRRAAPQPLKA; this is translated from the coding sequence ATGGATTTCACCTTTCTCGCTTCGACCATGGTGACGCTGCTGAAGGCGGTGCCGACGACGCTGATCCTGTTTTCGCTGTCGATCTTCTTCGGCGGTCTGCTCGCCCTCGTCATCGTCTCGATGCGGGTCAGCGGCAACAGAGTGCTTTCGGGTTTCGCCAAGGGCTATATCTTCGTCTTCCGCGGCTCGCCGCTGCTGATCCAGATGTTCCTGGTGTTCTACGGCCTCGGCCAGTTCGGCGTCATCCGCTATTCCTTCCTCTGGCCGTTCCTGCGTGAGCCGATGGTCTGCGCCATCCTGTCGCTGGCGCTCTGCACCGCCGGTTACACGGCGGAGATCTTTCGCGGCGGCATCCGCGCCGTGTCGCCGAAGGAGATCGAGGCGGCGCGCTCGATCGGCATGTCCGGCTTCCTGCTGGTGCGCCGCATCCTGGCGCCGATCGCTTTCCGCCACGCCCTGCCGGCCTATTCCACCGAGATCGTGCTGATGATGAAGTCGACGGCGCTCGCAAGCCTCGTCACCGTGTGGGAGGTCACCGGTGTCGCCCAGCGGCTGATCTCGCAGACCTACCGCACGATGGAGGTCTTCCTCTGCGCGGCGATCATCTATCTCGTGCTCAACTTCATCATCCTGCAGGGCATGGCCCTGCTCGAATATTCGCTGTCCCGACACCGCCGCGCGGCCCCGCAGCCGCTGAAGGCATAG
- a CDS encoding transporter substrate-binding domain-containing protein: MKFSTILFCGVAALSAFAAPAFAKDWTKATITLEGAYAPWNLTNADGTLGGFEPELAKVLCERAKIECTLVASDWDGMIPALNAGKFDVIMDALSITDERKQVIGFTIPYAATPAAFATAKDSPLAKAAGTGATIKMTPGQTGVKEIDALKAAFKGKTIGIQAATVYAKFVYDNFGDIAEIREYKTGADRDLDLQNGRIDLGFDDAVYFANAFKSANDTLDFTGPEIVGSIWGEGEGLGIRQADTDLRDKFNEAIKSALADGTVKSLSMKWFKVDVSPQQ, encoded by the coding sequence ATGAAATTCAGCACAATCCTGTTTTGCGGCGTCGCCGCTCTTTCCGCCTTCGCGGCACCCGCATTCGCCAAGGACTGGACGAAGGCGACCATAACGCTCGAAGGCGCCTATGCGCCGTGGAACCTCACCAATGCCGACGGTACACTCGGCGGCTTCGAGCCGGAGCTTGCCAAGGTGCTGTGCGAACGCGCCAAGATCGAATGCACGCTCGTTGCCTCCGATTGGGACGGCATGATCCCGGCGCTCAACGCCGGCAAGTTCGATGTCATCATGGATGCGCTGTCCATCACCGACGAGCGCAAGCAGGTGATCGGCTTCACCATTCCCTATGCCGCCACCCCTGCCGCCTTCGCCACCGCCAAGGACAGCCCGCTGGCCAAGGCCGCCGGCACCGGCGCCACGATCAAGATGACGCCCGGCCAGACCGGCGTGAAGGAAATCGATGCCCTGAAGGCAGCCTTCAAGGGCAAGACAATCGGCATCCAGGCCGCGACCGTCTACGCCAAGTTCGTCTATGACAATTTCGGCGACATTGCCGAGATCCGCGAATACAAGACCGGCGCTGACCGCGACCTCGACCTGCAGAACGGCCGCATCGACCTCGGCTTCGACGATGCCGTCTATTTCGCCAACGCATTCAAGTCCGCCAACGATACGCTTGATTTCACCGGTCCGGAGATCGTCGGCTCGATCTGGGGCGAGGGCGAGGGCCTCGGCATCCGCCAGGCCGATACGGATCTGCGCGACAAGTTCAACGAGGCGATCAAGTCGGCGCTCGCCGACGGCACCGTCAAGAGCCTCTCGATGAAGTGGTTCAAGGTCGACGTCAGCCCGCAGCAATAA
- the hutC gene encoding histidine utilization repressor — MNQSRDITLHQRILGEIEGRIVSGEWPPGHRIPFEVDLATQYDCSRMTVNKVLTQLAKAGLIERRKKSGSFVTQPQAQSAVLEIHDIKAEVQSLNLPYSYAVSKKASRKARAEDRSRLELPVASSVVEVVCIHNAGARPFCLEERLISLETVPEAADADFLTVAPGPWLLNQVPWSTAEHRIHAVSANAELAAALDIARNTACLVVERRTWSGAGPVTHVRFTYPGDRHALVARFTPASQ; from the coding sequence ATGAACCAAAGCAGGGATATCACCTTGCACCAGCGCATCCTCGGCGAGATCGAGGGCCGTATCGTCTCGGGCGAATGGCCGCCGGGGCATCGTATTCCCTTCGAGGTCGATCTCGCCACGCAGTATGACTGCTCGCGGATGACGGTGAACAAGGTGCTGACCCAGCTCGCCAAGGCCGGCCTGATCGAGCGCCGCAAGAAATCCGGCAGCTTCGTCACCCAGCCGCAGGCGCAATCGGCCGTTCTCGAAATCCACGACATCAAGGCCGAGGTGCAGTCGCTGAACCTGCCCTATTCCTACGCCGTTTCCAAGAAGGCGAGCCGCAAGGCCAGGGCGGAAGACAGAAGCCGGCTGGAACTGCCGGTGGCGTCCTCGGTCGTCGAGGTGGTCTGCATCCACAATGCCGGGGCGCGGCCCTTCTGCCTGGAGGAGCGGCTGATCAGCCTTGAAACCGTGCCTGAGGCCGCCGATGCCGATTTTCTGACGGTGGCGCCGGGACCGTGGCTGCTCAATCAGGTGCCGTGGAGCACGGCCGAACACCGGATCCATGCCGTTTCCGCCAATGCCGAACTGGCCGCGGCCCTCGACATTGCGCGCAACACCGCCTGCCTTGTGGTCGAACGCCGTACCTGGAGCGGCGCCGGCCCGGTGACCCATGTGCGCTTCACCTATCCCGGCGACCGCCACGCGCTGGTGGCGCGTTTCACGCCGGCATCGCAATAA
- the hutH gene encoding histidine ammonia-lyase → MTITIDQVLTWRDVARVGAGEALALSPAAWERVEQASRIVASIVETGVRAYGVNTGVGALADTVVDRASQSLLSRSIVLSHACGVGPLLDARAVRAIIAAQIANFAHGHSGVRREIVQHLTALLEHDCIPDVPSKGSAGYLTHNAHTALVLIGEGSATLGGQRLSGRQALVAIGLEPLVLGAKEGLSLVNGTACATGLTATALLRAERLLDWADAVAALTLEAAGCQIAAFDAAVLKLRPSAGIEKVGATLRARLQGSGLVAAAFGRRTQDALSLRSVPHAHGAARDVFDNSARIADQELASVTDNPAVSGTPEQPIVSSEAHAVAPALGQAADSLAIALAQIGAISERRMDRLVNPLVSGLPPFLASDAGSHSGFMIAQYTAAALSNENRRLAAPAAMDGGLTSGLQEDFLAHPTAAAGKLLAVIDNAEYIMAIELMAAAQAHDFLAATAPRAAGTDLVYQVVRERVSHYGDERPLNGDIEAVRSLIRETAPPPMD, encoded by the coding sequence ATGACGATCACGATCGATCAAGTGCTGACCTGGCGCGACGTCGCGCGCGTCGGGGCAGGGGAAGCGCTTGCGCTGTCGCCGGCCGCCTGGGAGCGGGTCGAGCAGGCAAGCCGCATCGTCGCCAGCATCGTCGAAACAGGCGTGCGCGCCTATGGCGTCAACACCGGCGTCGGGGCGCTCGCCGATACCGTGGTCGATCGCGCCTCGCAGAGCCTGTTGTCGCGCAGCATCGTGCTGAGCCACGCCTGCGGCGTCGGCCCGTTACTCGATGCCCGCGCGGTGCGCGCCATCATCGCCGCTCAGATCGCCAATTTCGCCCATGGCCATTCCGGTGTGCGGCGTGAGATCGTCCAGCATCTCACAGCCTTGCTGGAGCATGATTGCATTCCCGACGTGCCGTCGAAAGGCTCGGCCGGTTATCTCACCCACAATGCCCATACGGCGCTCGTGCTGATCGGCGAAGGCAGCGCCACGTTGGGCGGCCAACGCCTGAGCGGCCGCCAAGCGCTTGTCGCGATCGGCCTCGAACCGCTGGTGCTCGGCGCCAAGGAGGGGTTGAGTCTCGTCAACGGTACGGCCTGCGCCACCGGTTTGACCGCCACCGCACTTTTGCGCGCCGAACGGCTGCTCGACTGGGCCGATGCGGTCGCGGCGCTGACGCTGGAAGCGGCGGGCTGCCAGATCGCCGCCTTCGACGCGGCGGTGCTGAAGCTGCGCCCATCCGCCGGCATCGAAAAGGTCGGAGCGACGCTGCGCGCCCGCCTCCAGGGCAGCGGCCTTGTCGCCGCCGCCTTCGGCCGGCGTACCCAGGACGCGCTCAGCCTTCGCTCCGTGCCGCATGCCCATGGCGCTGCCCGCGATGTTTTCGACAATTCCGCCCGCATCGCCGATCAGGAACTTGCTTCGGTGACGGACAATCCGGCTGTGTCAGGCACGCCGGAGCAGCCGATCGTCTCCTCCGAGGCGCATGCTGTGGCCCCGGCGCTCGGGCAGGCGGCCGATAGCCTCGCCATTGCGCTGGCACAGATCGGCGCGATCAGCGAACGGCGCATGGACCGGCTGGTCAATCCGCTGGTCAGCGGCCTGCCGCCGTTTCTGGCGAGCGATGCCGGCAGCCATTCCGGCTTCATGATCGCGCAATATACCGCAGCGGCGCTCAGCAACGAGAACCGCCGCCTTGCCGCGCCCGCGGCCATGGATGGCGGCCTGACCTCCGGCCTGCAGGAGGATTTCCTCGCCCATCCGACAGCCGCCGCCGGCAAGCTGCTCGCGGTCATCGACAATGCCGAATATATCATGGCGATCGAGCTGATGGCTGCCGCCCAAGCGCATGATTTCCTGGCGGCGACGGCGCCGCGGGCGGCGGGCACGGATCTTGTCTATCAGGTCGTGCGGGAGCGTGTCTCCCATTATGGCGACGAGCGGCCGCTCAACGGCGATATCGAGGCCGTGCGCAGCCTGATCCGCGAGACTGCCCCGCCGCCGATGGATTGA
- a CDS encoding ATP-binding cassette domain-containing protein produces the protein MPGVTRLSVRNIRKSFGTHEVLRGISLDAEDGDVISLLGASGSGKSTFLRCINMLETASDGEIWVDGEHIEMVHKNGKTKPASQKQVDHIRSELGMVFQSFNLWSHMTILQNVIEGPVHVLKRPRADCIAEAEALLEKVGIADKRHAYPAHLSGGQQQRAAIARALAMKPKVMLFDEPTSALDPELVGEVLRVMRALAEEGMTMLVVTHEMSFARNVSNRVVFMREGLIESSGKPDEMFTTGATPAFRQFIGHFGSGQ, from the coding sequence ATGCCAGGCGTTACCCGACTTTCGGTCCGCAATATCCGCAAGAGCTTCGGCACGCACGAGGTCCTGCGCGGCATTTCCCTCGATGCCGAGGACGGCGATGTGATCTCGCTGCTCGGCGCCTCCGGCTCCGGCAAATCGACGTTCCTGCGCTGCATCAACATGCTGGAAACCGCCAGCGACGGCGAGATCTGGGTCGACGGCGAGCATATTGAAATGGTTCACAAGAACGGCAAGACAAAGCCGGCCAGCCAGAAGCAGGTGGATCATATCCGCTCCGAGCTCGGCATGGTGTTCCAGTCCTTCAATCTCTGGTCCCATATGACGATCCTGCAGAACGTCATCGAAGGTCCCGTTCACGTGCTGAAGCGGCCGCGCGCCGATTGCATCGCCGAGGCCGAGGCGCTGCTCGAAAAGGTCGGCATCGCAGACAAGCGCCATGCCTATCCCGCCCATCTCTCCGGCGGCCAGCAGCAGCGCGCCGCAATCGCCCGCGCGCTGGCGATGAAGCCGAAGGTCATGCTCTTCGACGAGCCGACCTCGGCGCTCGATCCGGAGCTCGTCGGCGAAGTGCTGCGCGTCATGCGCGCGCTTGCCGAGGAAGGCATGACCATGCTCGTCGTCACCCATGAGATGAGCTTTGCCCGCAACGTCTCGAACCGCGTCGTCTTCATGCGCGAGGGGCTGATCGAAAGCAGCGGCAAGCCGGACGAGATGTTCACGACAGGCGCGACCCCCGCCTTCCGCCAGTTCATCGGCCATTTCGGAAGCGGCCAATGA
- a CDS encoding ABC transporter permease subunit (The N-terminal region of this protein, as described by TIGR01726, is a three transmembrane segment that identifies a subfamily of ABC transporter permease subunits, which specificities that include histidine, arginine, glutamine, glutamate, L-cystine (sic), the opines (in Agrobacterium) octopine and nopaline, etc.) produces the protein MASLELLGFGSTGWGALLILATLMTLAVTATALAIGAVLGAIVAAAKLSGNPFLAAFGNIYTTVFRGVPELLIIYLIYFGGSSAVTSIGKAMGYEGFLGLPSFAAGALAVGIISGSYQAEVFRGAFLAISKGELEAASAIGMHRGLRFRRIIMPQVLRLAIPGLGNVWQLSLKDSALISVTGLAELMRTSQVAAGSTRQYFLFFIAGGCLYLILTSLSDRIFNGAERRANRSMPASAMGQA, from the coding sequence ATGGCAAGTTTGGAACTGCTTGGCTTCGGCTCGACCGGATGGGGCGCGCTGCTCATTCTCGCCACCTTGATGACGCTCGCCGTCACGGCGACGGCGCTGGCGATCGGCGCGGTGCTCGGCGCAATCGTCGCGGCGGCAAAACTCTCCGGCAACCCTTTCCTCGCCGCCTTCGGCAATATCTATACGACCGTGTTTCGCGGCGTGCCGGAACTGCTGATCATCTATCTCATCTATTTCGGCGGCTCCTCGGCCGTCACCTCGATCGGCAAGGCGATGGGTTATGAGGGCTTCCTCGGGCTGCCTTCCTTTGCCGCCGGCGCGCTTGCGGTCGGCATCATTTCCGGCTCCTATCAGGCGGAGGTGTTCCGCGGCGCTTTCCTCGCCATCTCCAAGGGCGAACTCGAGGCGGCCTCGGCGATCGGCATGCATCGCGGCCTGCGCTTTCGCCGCATCATCATGCCGCAAGTGCTGCGGCTGGCCATTCCCGGCCTCGGCAATGTCTGGCAGCTCAGCCTCAAGGATTCGGCGCTGATCTCCGTGACCGGCCTTGCCGAACTGATGCGCACCAGCCAGGTGGCGGCAGGCTCGACCCGGCAGTATTTCCTGTTCTTCATCGCCGGCGGCTGCCTCTATCTGATCCTGACCAGCCTTTCCGACCGCATCTTCAACGGCGCCGAACGCCGCGCCAACCGCAGCATGCCGGCATCGGCCATGGGCCAGGCGTAA